The Scophthalmus maximus strain ysfricsl-2021 chromosome 7, ASM2237912v1, whole genome shotgun sequence genome includes a window with the following:
- the LOC118315714 gene encoding receptor-interacting serine/threonine-protein kinase 3 isoform X1: protein MQQMAMLSHTTEPVGSESLEKWESVGSGGFGHVYKARHRDWGFDVAIKLLHDGVGFYSSAPIHKEKALAEEASHMDKVSCEFVLRVYGLYEGIPPLGGLAMQKGIVMEFMGGGSVQALLQDLSGPPPWPLVFRLAHQVALGMNFLHSRNLMHHDLKPSNVLLNDEFNAKLADFGLSRVSTSALNSNNEMTGEAGGTYKYMPPEAFEASYEPVRAFDRYSYGILLWSIVTGKEPYPMAHSSLVALRIPEGDRPPCKEINHREAEGLEELVDLMKLCWDQNPSKRPTFKECLEVTEKVFSKHKKEIHGAVHLVLTRLESHTRYQHLNTRVPFSFSPETPESSKSHETMDHVRVTETKKAPTPESVSVSTKTMSDTDKAKFIDDNRAVLIQDVSEVMAIVDELGDMVHSETYSAIEAKQTSQEKMRALFLETFRPGGVTVKAAFYTVLKRHHPRLVERLGG, encoded by the exons cagcagatggCGATGCTGAGTCACACAACTGAGCCAGTTGGCAGTGAAAGCTTGGAGAAATGGGAGTCAGTTGGCTCGGGAGGGTTTGGCCATGTCTATAAGGCCAGGCACAGGGACTGGGGGTTTGATGTGGCCATAAAGCTACTTCATGATGGTGTTGG GTTTTATTCCAGTGCCCCCATTCACAAGGAGAAAGCACTGGCTGAGGAGGCCAGTCATATGGACAAAGTTTCCTGTGAGTTTGTGCTGAGGGTGTATGGACTTTATGAGGGAATTCCACCACTCGGAGGACTCGCCATGCAAAAGGGAATAGTGATGGAGTTCATGGGCGGAGGATCAGTTCAGGCCCTGCTGCAGGACCTGTCTGGTCCTCCACCGTGGCCCCTGGTCTTCCGCTTGGCCCATCAAGTGGCCCTAGGCATGAACTTCCTCCATTCAAGGAACCTTATGCACCACGACCTGAAACCAAGTAATGTCCTGCTGAATGACGAGTTTAACGCCAAG CTGGCAGACTTTGGTCTGTCCAGGGTTTCCACCAGTGCTTTGAACAGCAACAACGAAATGACAGGAGAGGCTGGAGGCACTTACAAGTACATGCCTCCTGAGGCTTTCGAAGCATCGTATGAACCTGTCCGTGCTTTTGACAGATACAG CTATGGTATCCTTCTCTGGTCTATTGTTACTGGGAAAGAGCCATATCCAA TGGCTCATAGCAGTCTTGTGGCACTGAGGATTCCTGAAGGGGACAGACCCCCCTGCAAGGAGATTAACCACAGGGAAGCAGAAGGGTTAGAAGAGCTGGTTGACCTCATGAAGTTGTGCTGGGACCAGAATCCCTCCAAGAGGCCAACCTTTAAAG AGTGCCTTGAAGTCACGGAGAAGGTTTTCTCAAAGCACAAGAAGGAAATTCATGGCGCAGTTCATCTAGTCTTGACAAGACTG GAGTCACACACCCGTTATCAACATTTAAACACACGTGTGCCATTCAGTTTTTCTCCTGAGACACCAG aaTCGTCAAAGTCACATGAAACTATGGATCATGTCAGAGTTACAGAGACTAAAAAGGCTCCAACACCG GAGTCTGTCAGTGTTTCTACTAAAACAATGAGTGATACAGacaaag cAAAGTTCATTGATGACAACAGGGCGGTGTTAATTCAAGACGTTTCTGAAGTCATGGCAATAGTAGACGAGCTCGGAGACATGGTCCACAGTGAAACATACTCAGCGATTGAAGCTAAACAGACAAGCCAGGAGAAAATGAGAGCACTTTTTCTGGAGACATTTCGTCCAGGAGGGGTAACCGTCAAAGCCGCCTTCTACACGGTGCTCAAAAGACATCACCCGAGACTAGTGGAGAGGCTCG GTGGATAA
- the LOC118315714 gene encoding receptor-interacting serine/threonine-protein kinase 3 isoform X3 yields MQQMAMLSHTTEPVGSESLEKWESVGSGGFGHVYKARHRDWGFDVAIKLLHDGVGFYSSAPIHKEKALAEEASHMDKVSCEFVLRVYGLYEGIPPLGGLAMQKGIVMEFMGGGSVQALLQDLSGPPPWPLVFRLAHQVALGMNFLHSRNLMHHDLKPSNVLLNDEFNAKLADFGLSRVSTSALNSNNEMTGEAGGTYKYMPPEAFEASYEPVRAFDRYSYGILLWSIVTGKEPYPKCLEVTEKVFSKHKKEIHGAVHLVLTRLESHTRYQHLNTRVPFSFSPETPESSKSHETMDHVRVTETKKAPTPESVSVSTKTMSDTDKAKFIDDNRAVLIQDVSEVMAIVDELGDMVHSETYSAIEAKQTSQEKMRALFLETFRPGGVTVKAAFYTVLKRHHPRLVERLGG; encoded by the exons cagcagatggCGATGCTGAGTCACACAACTGAGCCAGTTGGCAGTGAAAGCTTGGAGAAATGGGAGTCAGTTGGCTCGGGAGGGTTTGGCCATGTCTATAAGGCCAGGCACAGGGACTGGGGGTTTGATGTGGCCATAAAGCTACTTCATGATGGTGTTGG GTTTTATTCCAGTGCCCCCATTCACAAGGAGAAAGCACTGGCTGAGGAGGCCAGTCATATGGACAAAGTTTCCTGTGAGTTTGTGCTGAGGGTGTATGGACTTTATGAGGGAATTCCACCACTCGGAGGACTCGCCATGCAAAAGGGAATAGTGATGGAGTTCATGGGCGGAGGATCAGTTCAGGCCCTGCTGCAGGACCTGTCTGGTCCTCCACCGTGGCCCCTGGTCTTCCGCTTGGCCCATCAAGTGGCCCTAGGCATGAACTTCCTCCATTCAAGGAACCTTATGCACCACGACCTGAAACCAAGTAATGTCCTGCTGAATGACGAGTTTAACGCCAAG CTGGCAGACTTTGGTCTGTCCAGGGTTTCCACCAGTGCTTTGAACAGCAACAACGAAATGACAGGAGAGGCTGGAGGCACTTACAAGTACATGCCTCCTGAGGCTTTCGAAGCATCGTATGAACCTGTCCGTGCTTTTGACAGATACAG CTATGGTATCCTTCTCTGGTCTATTGTTACTGGGAAAGAGCCATATCCAA AGTGCCTTGAAGTCACGGAGAAGGTTTTCTCAAAGCACAAGAAGGAAATTCATGGCGCAGTTCATCTAGTCTTGACAAGACTG GAGTCACACACCCGTTATCAACATTTAAACACACGTGTGCCATTCAGTTTTTCTCCTGAGACACCAG aaTCGTCAAAGTCACATGAAACTATGGATCATGTCAGAGTTACAGAGACTAAAAAGGCTCCAACACCG GAGTCTGTCAGTGTTTCTACTAAAACAATGAGTGATACAGacaaag cAAAGTTCATTGATGACAACAGGGCGGTGTTAATTCAAGACGTTTCTGAAGTCATGGCAATAGTAGACGAGCTCGGAGACATGGTCCACAGTGAAACATACTCAGCGATTGAAGCTAAACAGACAAGCCAGGAGAAAATGAGAGCACTTTTTCTGGAGACATTTCGTCCAGGAGGGGTAACCGTCAAAGCCGCCTTCTACACGGTGCTCAAAAGACATCACCCGAGACTAGTGGAGAGGCTCG GTGGATAA
- the LOC118315714 gene encoding receptor-interacting serine/threonine-protein kinase 3 isoform X2 translates to MAMLSHTTEPVGSESLEKWESVGSGGFGHVYKARHRDWGFDVAIKLLHDGVGFYSSAPIHKEKALAEEASHMDKVSCEFVLRVYGLYEGIPPLGGLAMQKGIVMEFMGGGSVQALLQDLSGPPPWPLVFRLAHQVALGMNFLHSRNLMHHDLKPSNVLLNDEFNAKLADFGLSRVSTSALNSNNEMTGEAGGTYKYMPPEAFEASYEPVRAFDRYSYGILLWSIVTGKEPYPMAHSSLVALRIPEGDRPPCKEINHREAEGLEELVDLMKLCWDQNPSKRPTFKECLEVTEKVFSKHKKEIHGAVHLVLTRLESHTRYQHLNTRVPFSFSPETPESSKSHETMDHVRVTETKKAPTPESVSVSTKTMSDTDKAKFIDDNRAVLIQDVSEVMAIVDELGDMVHSETYSAIEAKQTSQEKMRALFLETFRPGGVTVKAAFYTVLKRHHPRLVERLGG, encoded by the exons atggCGATGCTGAGTCACACAACTGAGCCAGTTGGCAGTGAAAGCTTGGAGAAATGGGAGTCAGTTGGCTCGGGAGGGTTTGGCCATGTCTATAAGGCCAGGCACAGGGACTGGGGGTTTGATGTGGCCATAAAGCTACTTCATGATGGTGTTGG GTTTTATTCCAGTGCCCCCATTCACAAGGAGAAAGCACTGGCTGAGGAGGCCAGTCATATGGACAAAGTTTCCTGTGAGTTTGTGCTGAGGGTGTATGGACTTTATGAGGGAATTCCACCACTCGGAGGACTCGCCATGCAAAAGGGAATAGTGATGGAGTTCATGGGCGGAGGATCAGTTCAGGCCCTGCTGCAGGACCTGTCTGGTCCTCCACCGTGGCCCCTGGTCTTCCGCTTGGCCCATCAAGTGGCCCTAGGCATGAACTTCCTCCATTCAAGGAACCTTATGCACCACGACCTGAAACCAAGTAATGTCCTGCTGAATGACGAGTTTAACGCCAAG CTGGCAGACTTTGGTCTGTCCAGGGTTTCCACCAGTGCTTTGAACAGCAACAACGAAATGACAGGAGAGGCTGGAGGCACTTACAAGTACATGCCTCCTGAGGCTTTCGAAGCATCGTATGAACCTGTCCGTGCTTTTGACAGATACAG CTATGGTATCCTTCTCTGGTCTATTGTTACTGGGAAAGAGCCATATCCAA TGGCTCATAGCAGTCTTGTGGCACTGAGGATTCCTGAAGGGGACAGACCCCCCTGCAAGGAGATTAACCACAGGGAAGCAGAAGGGTTAGAAGAGCTGGTTGACCTCATGAAGTTGTGCTGGGACCAGAATCCCTCCAAGAGGCCAACCTTTAAAG AGTGCCTTGAAGTCACGGAGAAGGTTTTCTCAAAGCACAAGAAGGAAATTCATGGCGCAGTTCATCTAGTCTTGACAAGACTG GAGTCACACACCCGTTATCAACATTTAAACACACGTGTGCCATTCAGTTTTTCTCCTGAGACACCAG aaTCGTCAAAGTCACATGAAACTATGGATCATGTCAGAGTTACAGAGACTAAAAAGGCTCCAACACCG GAGTCTGTCAGTGTTTCTACTAAAACAATGAGTGATACAGacaaag cAAAGTTCATTGATGACAACAGGGCGGTGTTAATTCAAGACGTTTCTGAAGTCATGGCAATAGTAGACGAGCTCGGAGACATGGTCCACAGTGAAACATACTCAGCGATTGAAGCTAAACAGACAAGCCAGGAGAAAATGAGAGCACTTTTTCTGGAGACATTTCGTCCAGGAGGGGTAACCGTCAAAGCCGCCTTCTACACGGTGCTCAAAAGACATCACCCGAGACTAGTGGAGAGGCTCG GTGGATAA
- the LOC118315714 gene encoding receptor-interacting serine/threonine-protein kinase 3 isoform X4, which yields MQQMAMLSHTTEPVGSESLEKWESVGSGGFGHVYKARHRDWGFDVAIKLLHDGVGFYSSAPIHKEKALAEEASHMDKVSCEFVLRVYGLYEGIPPLGGLAMQKGIVMEFMGGGSVQALLQDLSGPPPWPLVFRLAHQVALGMNFLHSRNLMHHDLKPSNVLLNDEFNAKLADFGLSRVSTSALNSNNEMTGEAGGTYKYMPPEAFEASYEPVRAFDRYSYGILLWSIVTGKEPYPMAHSSLVALRIPEGDRPPCKEINHREAEGLEELVDLMKLCWDQNPSKRPTFKECLEVTEKVFSKHKKEIHGAVHLVLTRLESHTRYQHLNTRVPFSFSPETPESSKSHETMDHVRVTETKKAPTPESVSVSTKTMSDTDKVH from the exons cagcagatggCGATGCTGAGTCACACAACTGAGCCAGTTGGCAGTGAAAGCTTGGAGAAATGGGAGTCAGTTGGCTCGGGAGGGTTTGGCCATGTCTATAAGGCCAGGCACAGGGACTGGGGGTTTGATGTGGCCATAAAGCTACTTCATGATGGTGTTGG GTTTTATTCCAGTGCCCCCATTCACAAGGAGAAAGCACTGGCTGAGGAGGCCAGTCATATGGACAAAGTTTCCTGTGAGTTTGTGCTGAGGGTGTATGGACTTTATGAGGGAATTCCACCACTCGGAGGACTCGCCATGCAAAAGGGAATAGTGATGGAGTTCATGGGCGGAGGATCAGTTCAGGCCCTGCTGCAGGACCTGTCTGGTCCTCCACCGTGGCCCCTGGTCTTCCGCTTGGCCCATCAAGTGGCCCTAGGCATGAACTTCCTCCATTCAAGGAACCTTATGCACCACGACCTGAAACCAAGTAATGTCCTGCTGAATGACGAGTTTAACGCCAAG CTGGCAGACTTTGGTCTGTCCAGGGTTTCCACCAGTGCTTTGAACAGCAACAACGAAATGACAGGAGAGGCTGGAGGCACTTACAAGTACATGCCTCCTGAGGCTTTCGAAGCATCGTATGAACCTGTCCGTGCTTTTGACAGATACAG CTATGGTATCCTTCTCTGGTCTATTGTTACTGGGAAAGAGCCATATCCAA TGGCTCATAGCAGTCTTGTGGCACTGAGGATTCCTGAAGGGGACAGACCCCCCTGCAAGGAGATTAACCACAGGGAAGCAGAAGGGTTAGAAGAGCTGGTTGACCTCATGAAGTTGTGCTGGGACCAGAATCCCTCCAAGAGGCCAACCTTTAAAG AGTGCCTTGAAGTCACGGAGAAGGTTTTCTCAAAGCACAAGAAGGAAATTCATGGCGCAGTTCATCTAGTCTTGACAAGACTG GAGTCACACACCCGTTATCAACATTTAAACACACGTGTGCCATTCAGTTTTTCTCCTGAGACACCAG aaTCGTCAAAGTCACATGAAACTATGGATCATGTCAGAGTTACAGAGACTAAAAAGGCTCCAACACCG GAGTCTGTCAGTGTTTCTACTAAAACAATGAGTGATACAGacaaag TTCATTGA